A genomic stretch from Candidatus Hydrogenisulfobacillus filiaventi includes:
- the fapR gene encoding transcription factor controlling fatty acid and phospholipid metabolism (FapR - malonyl-Coa) (Evidence 2a : Function from experimental evidences in other organisms; PubMedId : 12737802, 17962296, 20201588, 22720735; Product type r : regulator) produces MARMERQERQRWLAEYVRRHPLVTDEELARQLKVSVPTVRLDRMALGIPELRRRTEGLAQRAIEGVRSLGREEMVGELIELELGRYGSSRLVTDLTMAFARTGVVRGHYLFAQADSLAIAVINGDVVLTGLANAKFKRPVMAGEELVARAEVIRRERQRAVVLVVTQSGSDVVFRAKFVVFALDPYRLGGKSPTVAGDRTERGPEQA; encoded by the coding sequence GTGGCGCGGATGGAACGGCAGGAGCGCCAGCGCTGGCTCGCGGAATACGTCCGACGCCATCCGCTGGTGACCGACGAGGAGCTGGCCCGCCAGCTCAAGGTGAGCGTGCCCACGGTGCGCCTGGACCGCATGGCCCTTGGCATCCCGGAGCTGCGCCGGCGGACGGAGGGTCTGGCGCAGCGCGCGATCGAAGGCGTGCGCTCGCTGGGGCGGGAGGAGATGGTGGGGGAGCTCATCGAGCTGGAGCTCGGCCGTTACGGATCCTCGCGGCTGGTGACCGACCTCACCATGGCCTTTGCCCGCACCGGGGTGGTCCGGGGCCACTACCTGTTCGCCCAGGCCGATTCCCTGGCCATCGCAGTCATCAACGGCGATGTGGTGCTTACCGGCCTGGCGAATGCCAAGTTCAAGCGGCCGGTGATGGCGGGCGAGGAGCTGGTGGCCCGGGCCGAGGTCATCCGGCGCGAGCGGCAGCGGGCGGTGGTGCTGGTCGTTACCCAGAGCGGCAGCGATGTGGTCTTCCGCGCCAAATTCGTGGTATTCGCGCTCGACCCCTACCGGTTGGGCGGCAAAAGCCCGACGGTAGCAGGCGACCGCACGGAGAGGGGACCGGAACAGGCATGA
- the rpmF gene encoding 50S ribosomal protein L32, whose product MAVPKRKLSRRRTHTRRSQWRVKPPQWEICPHCHAPKLTQHICLSCGYYHGRKVLELEEEA is encoded by the coding sequence ATGGCGGTTCCGAAGCGCAAGTTGTCGCGCCGGCGTACCCATACCCGGCGGTCGCAGTGGCGGGTCAAGCCGCCCCAGTGGGAGATCTGTCCGCATTGCCACGCGCCCAAGCTGACCCAGCACATCTGCTTGAGCTGCGGGTACTATCATGGCCGCAAGGTGCTGGAGCTGGAGGAGGAAGCCTAA
- a CDS encoding conserved protein of unknown function (Evidence 4 : Unknown function but conserved in other organisms) — MLPLRMKVRAMHVRVADVKKWVGRSERSHLEEPWPAAVAERTGSRLADPGLVDVLVRNTGAALVVEITGTAEVEATCSRCLKPFRLTVPFSAVEEFREEPGPPDEWLGYSRYQADELDLDDVIADAVALAMPMAPVCRPDCRGLCPVCGADRNEIECGCVPEADPRWEALRGLTFEGREGPQNGSR, encoded by the coding sequence ATGCTCCCGTTGCGAATGAAGGTGAGGGCCATGCACGTACGGGTAGCGGACGTGAAGAAGTGGGTCGGCCGCAGCGAGCGCTCTCACCTCGAGGAGCCCTGGCCGGCGGCCGTAGCCGAGCGGACCGGCAGCCGCCTGGCGGACCCCGGGCTGGTTGACGTGCTGGTGCGCAACACCGGGGCCGCGCTGGTGGTGGAGATCACCGGCACGGCGGAGGTGGAGGCCACCTGTTCGCGGTGCTTGAAGCCCTTCCGGCTGACGGTGCCGTTCTCGGCCGTGGAGGAGTTCCGGGAGGAGCCGGGGCCCCCTGATGAGTGGCTGGGCTACAGCCGTTACCAGGCCGATGAGCTGGACCTGGACGACGTCATCGCGGATGCGGTGGCGCTGGCCATGCCGATGGCGCCGGTCTGCCGGCCGGATTGCCGAGGCTTGTGCCCGGTCTGCGGGGCCGACCGCAACGAGATCGAGTGCGGCTGTGTGCCGGAGGCCGACCCGCGCTGGGAGGCCCTGCGCGGGCTCACCTTCGAGGGCCGGGAAGGCCCCCAAAACGGGAGCAGATAA
- a CDS encoding protein of unknown function (Evidence 5 : Unknown function), whose protein sequence is MAQAGQNGQAGGNAQGSGRRAGLAAALRKVIREEMSSMLAPGQAPAQGSGQPGGQGGDAGTPAAGGAAQSGTSSPRKARVAPRNAAGGQGAGGGGSGGGSQAATGGQGGSAAASAQVLTQAQYELSRELEANLRQLRSVIAQSEEIAKKIELVLGKGSQGS, encoded by the coding sequence ATGGCGCAGGCAGGACAGAACGGCCAGGCCGGCGGCAACGCCCAGGGCAGCGGCCGCCGCGCCGGGCTCGCAGCAGCGTTGCGCAAGGTGATCCGGGAGGAGATGTCGAGCATGCTGGCGCCGGGCCAGGCGCCGGCCCAGGGGAGCGGCCAGCCGGGCGGTCAGGGCGGGGATGCCGGGACGCCGGCGGCAGGAGGTGCTGCGCAGTCCGGCACCTCCAGCCCCCGCAAGGCCCGGGTGGCGCCCCGCAATGCGGCCGGCGGGCAGGGCGCCGGCGGGGGCGGCTCCGGCGGCGGCAGCCAGGCGGCCACGGGGGGGCAGGGCGGCAGCGCGGCCGCCTCGGCCCAGGTGCTCACCCAGGCCCAGTACGAACTGTCCCGGGAGCTGGAGGCCAATCTCCGCCAGTTGCGGAGCGTGATCGCCCAAAGCGAGGAGATCGCCAAGAAGATCGAGCTCGTGCTGGGCAAGGGCAGTCAGGGCTCCTGA
- a CDS encoding protein of unknown function (Evidence 5 : Unknown function) yields MGSGRGWKIALGLLMVLAAVGAGLWFMPSPYIVMAPGITGNLAEMVHVEHGHPLRHGKLLMVAIDVSKANELMALAARLDPNVELVKEQQVTGGLNMRQFQQVNLQMMDASQRNAAVAGERLAGLPAAVVTRPGVLVEGILKGTGAVGHLHIGDVITAVGGHPVNSPQALVQALAGYPVGAIVPVTVRRQGAEQVIPIRLSRIPGDPRPAIGVYVGPDLVYRIPRPVRIQAGNIGGPSAGMMFALAIYDQITGADITHGLTVAGTGEISPGGRVGAIGGSAEGGDGGPGGGTGLPVPGGQLPQGPGHGPAGSPAPAHLPGADPVPGPVRPPLPARPGMKGGPGRGQH; encoded by the coding sequence ATGGGATCCGGGCGGGGATGGAAGATAGCCCTGGGGCTGCTGATGGTGCTGGCGGCGGTGGGGGCCGGGCTCTGGTTTATGCCCAGCCCCTATATCGTCATGGCGCCCGGCATCACCGGCAACCTGGCCGAAATGGTCCATGTTGAGCATGGGCATCCGCTGCGCCACGGCAAACTCCTGATGGTGGCCATTGATGTCAGCAAGGCCAACGAGCTGATGGCCCTGGCGGCCCGGCTGGATCCCAACGTGGAGCTGGTCAAGGAGCAGCAGGTGACCGGCGGCCTCAATATGCGCCAGTTCCAGCAGGTCAACCTGCAGATGATGGACGCCAGCCAACGCAATGCGGCGGTGGCAGGGGAGCGGCTGGCCGGACTGCCGGCGGCGGTGGTGACCCGGCCGGGGGTGCTGGTGGAAGGGATTCTGAAAGGCACCGGCGCCGTGGGGCACCTCCACATCGGGGACGTCATCACCGCCGTGGGCGGACATCCCGTCAACAGTCCCCAGGCGCTGGTTCAGGCCCTGGCCGGCTACCCGGTAGGGGCGATCGTGCCGGTGACGGTCCGGCGGCAGGGGGCGGAACAGGTCATCCCCATCCGTCTCAGCCGGATTCCCGGCGATCCCCGCCCGGCGATCGGGGTGTACGTGGGTCCCGACCTGGTCTACCGCATCCCGCGGCCGGTCCGCATCCAGGCCGGCAACATCGGCGGGCCCAGCGCAGGGATGATGTTTGCCCTCGCCATCTACGACCAGATCACGGGGGCGGACATCACCCACGGCCTGACGGTGGCTGGCACCGGCGAAATTTCGCCCGGCGGGCGGGTGGGGGCCATCGGGGGTAGCGCAGAAGGTGGTGACGGTGGCCCGGGCGGGGGCACAGGTCTTCCTGTGCCCGGTGGCCAACTACCCCAAGGCCCTGGCCATGGCCCGGCGGGATCACCTGCACCTGCGCATCTTCCCGGTGCGGACCCTGTCCCAGGCCCTGTCCGACCTCCGCTCCCTGCCCGCCCGGGGATGAAAGGCGGCCCCGGCCGCGGGCAACACTAG
- a CDS encoding Serine protease, producing the protein MNGDRGVVLALSAGGARGLAHIGVLKVLERHRIPVVGIVGTSMGGLLGALYCAGYSAQGLEQLALKVRRGHWLDFSVSRLGLFSGRKVEGLLRLLTGARTFAHCRPPLAVVAVDLERGRPVVIREGNLAEGVRATIAIPGLFSPVVREGQLLIDGGVLQRVPVDVARAEFPGHPVVAVDVGIQLAPHIGSVFDVLFQAFDIQALELKRHVPVRAEAVIEPAVGHWRQADMSRAREFIAAGEAAAEARLPHLLRLAGREEGARWDPGGDGR; encoded by the coding sequence ATGAACGGGGACAGAGGGGTGGTCCTGGCCCTATCGGCCGGGGGGGCCCGCGGCCTGGCCCACATCGGCGTGCTGAAGGTGCTGGAGCGGCACCGGATTCCGGTGGTGGGCATCGTCGGCACCAGCATGGGCGGGCTGCTGGGGGCGCTCTATTGCGCCGGCTACAGCGCGCAGGGGCTGGAACAGCTGGCGCTCAAGGTGCGGCGCGGCCATTGGCTGGACTTTTCCGTCTCCCGGTTGGGCCTGTTTTCCGGCCGCAAGGTGGAGGGCCTTCTACGGCTGCTGACCGGCGCCCGCACCTTTGCGCACTGCCGGCCTCCGCTGGCGGTGGTGGCCGTGGACCTGGAACGGGGCCGGCCGGTGGTGATCCGGGAGGGCAACCTCGCGGAAGGGGTGCGGGCCACCATCGCCATCCCGGGGCTGTTCAGCCCGGTGGTGCGGGAGGGACAGCTGCTGATCGACGGCGGCGTGCTGCAGCGGGTGCCGGTGGACGTGGCCCGGGCCGAGTTTCCCGGGCACCCGGTGGTGGCGGTGGACGTCGGCATCCAGTTGGCCCCCCATATCGGGTCGGTGTTCGATGTGCTGTTTCAGGCCTTTGACATCCAGGCGCTGGAACTGAAGCGCCATGTGCCGGTGCGGGCGGAGGCGGTGATTGAGCCGGCGGTGGGCCACTGGCGGCAGGCGGACATGAGCCGGGCGCGGGAGTTCATTGCCGCCGGGGAGGCGGCGGCCGAAGCCCGGCTGCCGCATCTGCTCCGCCTGGCCGGTAGGGAGGAGGGGGCCCGATGGGATCCGGGCGGGGATGGAAGATAG
- a CDS encoding protein of unknown function (Evidence 5 : Unknown function), giving the protein MTATTGGSASREAVEGRLRRVVAELAGLLGQARRVPWTGQLLVEEARLRGLQEELEAVLEALARVSDPPGPVAGLEPAQRVARQIREGARAYADELLAGLEDQLSRLLGEVRENRRELRTPPVRSVEPDGA; this is encoded by the coding sequence GTGACGGCCACAACGGGCGGGAGTGCAAGCCGGGAAGCGGTGGAGGGGCGGCTGCGGCGGGTGGTGGCGGAGCTCGCCGGCCTCTTGGGCCAGGCCCGGCGGGTGCCGTGGACCGGGCAGCTGCTAGTGGAGGAGGCCCGGCTGCGGGGCCTGCAGGAGGAACTGGAGGCGGTGCTGGAGGCCCTGGCGCGGGTGTCGGACCCTCCCGGGCCCGTCGCCGGCCTGGAGCCGGCCCAGCGGGTGGCGCGCCAGATCCGGGAAGGCGCCCGGGCCTATGCCGACGAGCTGCTGGCCGGCCTGGAGGATCAGCTGAGCCGGTTGCTGGGGGAGGTGCGCGAGAACCGGCGCGAGCTGCGGACGCCGCCGGTGCGCAGTGTGGAACCCGACGGTGCCTAG
- the coaD gene encoding phosphopantetheine adenylyltransferase (Evidence 2a : Function from experimental evidences in other organisms; PubMedId : 10480925, 10939241, 16014871, 21912874; Product type e : enzyme) has protein sequence MRGAAGRRALYPGSFDPITNGHLDVIERATRLFDEVWVTVFSNSQKRPLFDAAERVALAEAATRHLRGVRVDQSRSLLVEYARSIGAGVIIRGLRAVLDFDYEFQMALMNKRLAPDIETVFMLTRENYSYLSSTLVKELAAYGADISGLVPAAVEAALKAKFASGRETGPADRGRNGE, from the coding sequence GTGAGGGGGGCTGCCGGCCGGCGGGCCCTGTATCCGGGGTCGTTCGATCCCATCACGAACGGGCATCTGGACGTCATTGAACGGGCCACCCGCCTCTTCGACGAAGTCTGGGTCACGGTGTTCAGCAATTCCCAGAAGCGGCCGCTGTTCGACGCCGCCGAACGGGTGGCGCTGGCGGAGGCCGCCACCCGCCATCTGCGGGGCGTGCGGGTGGACCAGAGCCGGTCGCTGCTGGTCGAGTACGCGCGCTCCATCGGGGCGGGGGTCATCATCCGGGGCCTGCGGGCGGTGCTGGACTTCGACTACGAGTTTCAGATGGCGCTCATGAACAAACGGCTGGCGCCGGACATCGAAACCGTCTTCATGTTGACGCGGGAAAACTATTCCTACCTGAGCTCGACGCTGGTGAAGGAGCTGGCGGCTTACGGCGCCGATATTTCCGGGCTGGTGCCGGCGGCGGTGGAGGCAGCGTTGAAGGCCAAGTTCGCGTCTGGCCGGGAGACAGGCCCGGCGGACAGGGGGAGGAACGGGGAGTGA
- a CDS encoding 16S rRNA (Guanine(966)-N(2))-methyltransferase RsmD, which yields MRIIGGRAGGRRLAAPPGRGTRPTQERVREALFNILAPRLPGARVADLYAGTGALGLEAWSRGAASVWLVEPDRRARQVLRRNLAALGPDQPPATVWEGTAESALRRWLAAGERFDLVLADPPWQLGLSAAVRGELHRVLAPGGLVVLERPAGGDFGQLAGLELERVRRYGGTELVFYVPARGERGQEG from the coding sequence GTGCGGATCATCGGCGGCAGGGCCGGGGGGCGCCGTCTGGCGGCCCCGCCGGGGCGGGGCACCCGTCCCACCCAGGAACGGGTGCGGGAGGCGTTGTTCAACATCCTGGCCCCCCGCCTGCCCGGAGCGCGGGTGGCGGACCTGTACGCCGGGACCGGGGCCTTGGGGCTGGAGGCCTGGTCCCGCGGCGCGGCGTCGGTCTGGCTGGTGGAGCCCGACCGCCGGGCGCGACAGGTCCTGCGCCGCAACTTGGCCGCCCTGGGCCCGGACCAGCCGCCGGCCACGGTCTGGGAGGGGACGGCGGAGTCCGCCCTCCGGCGGTGGCTGGCGGCCGGCGAGCGGTTCGACCTGGTCCTGGCCGACCCCCCCTGGCAGCTGGGGTTGAGTGCGGCGGTGCGGGGGGAGCTGCACCGGGTGCTGGCCCCCGGCGGGCTGGTGGTGCTGGAACGGCCTGCAGGGGGCGACTTCGGTCAGCTGGCGGGCCTGGAGCTGGAGCGGGTGCGCCGCTATGGCGGCACCGAGCTGGTCTTTTACGTCCCGGCACGCGGGGAAAGGGGGCAGGAAGGGTGA
- a CDS encoding Chitooligosaccharide deacetylase, protein MKVVTFSLTGWRRHWRLLLAAALGLAALWPLAARHRPASARGGHAPGVVWYVDLPPDRRVIALTFDDGPSPYTPRILELLQHYHQQATFFVLGQNAARYPQYVRAEAQAGMEVADHTYSHLNLARHSAATDEADLRRAQDLLTRLTGRTPVLLRPPYGTYNRDLLEVARRLGLHVVMWSWTEDSRDWTRPGVGTIVQRVLAHLEPGDIVLMHDGGGDRSQTVEALAIILRDLAAGGWRSVTVSELLRMAPAPGPAS, encoded by the coding sequence ATGAAGGTGGTCACCTTCTCTTTGACTGGCTGGCGCCGGCACTGGCGCCTGCTGCTGGCGGCGGCCCTGGGCCTGGCCGCTCTCTGGCCGCTGGCCGCCCGTCACCGGCCCGCTTCGGCCCGGGGCGGGCACGCGCCCGGGGTGGTGTGGTATGTGGACCTGCCGCCCGACCGCCGGGTCATCGCCCTCACCTTCGACGACGGGCCCTCGCCTTACACCCCCCGCATCCTGGAGCTGCTGCAGCACTATCACCAGCAGGCCACCTTCTTTGTGCTGGGGCAGAATGCGGCCCGCTATCCCCAGTACGTGCGGGCGGAAGCCCAGGCCGGCATGGAGGTGGCTGATCACACCTATTCCCACCTCAACCTGGCACGCCATTCCGCGGCCACCGATGAGGCCGATTTGCGCCGGGCCCAGGACCTGTTGACCCGGCTGACCGGACGGACGCCGGTGCTGCTGCGCCCCCCCTATGGCACCTACAACCGGGACCTCCTGGAGGTGGCCCGCCGGCTGGGCCTGCACGTGGTCATGTGGTCCTGGACGGAGGACAGCCGGGACTGGACCCGGCCCGGGGTAGGGACGATTGTGCAGCGGGTGCTCGCGCACCTGGAACCGGGCGACATTGTGCTGATGCACGACGGCGGGGGGGATCGCAGCCAGACGGTGGAGGCCCTGGCCATTATCCTGCGCGACCTGGCCGCCGGCGGCTGGCGGTCGGTGACCGTGTCCGAGCTCCTCCGCATGGCGCCGGCCCCGGGACCGGCCTCCTGA
- a CDS encoding conserved membrane protein of unknown function (Evidence 4 : Unknown function but conserved in other organisms) has protein sequence MSQHVFLRGMVAIRLFSALAELTGALLMWRFQRLETAVRINGLLGLVGPLVLTTTMALGLAGLAQSRLPAARLVWIGAGVGLILWGTRR, from the coding sequence ATGTCCCAACATGTGTTCCTGCGGGGAATGGTGGCCATCCGCCTGTTCTCGGCCCTGGCCGAGCTGACCGGCGCCTTGCTGATGTGGCGGTTTCAGCGGCTGGAAACGGCGGTGCGCATCAATGGCCTGTTGGGGCTGGTGGGCCCGCTGGTGCTCACCACCACCATGGCGTTGGGCCTGGCGGGACTGGCGCAAAGCCGCCTGCCTGCCGCCCGCCTGGTGTGGATCGGGGCCGGGGTGGGACTGATCCTGTGGGGGACCCGGCGATGA
- a CDS encoding conserved membrane protein of unknown function (Evidence 4 : Unknown function but conserved in other organisms), whose protein sequence is MLDAQNIGLLLLLALGLWARSALVASSAAILLVIRLARLGFLFGVLERRGVEFGLLFLTLAMLVPFAVGRIDLRAVARSFLTLPGLLAVVGGAVATHLNGRGLRLLADHSELMVGLIVGSILGIVLWGGVPVGPLMAAGVTYLLLEIVRRVFPG, encoded by the coding sequence ATGCTGGACGCACAGAACATCGGGCTGCTTCTGCTCCTGGCCCTGGGCCTGTGGGCACGTTCCGCCCTGGTCGCCTCCTCGGCGGCCATCCTCCTGGTGATCCGCCTGGCCCGCCTGGGCTTTCTCTTCGGGGTACTGGAACGGCGGGGCGTCGAGTTCGGCCTCCTGTTCCTCACTTTAGCCATGCTGGTGCCCTTCGCGGTGGGCCGGATCGACCTGCGGGCGGTAGCCCGCAGCTTTCTGACCTTACCCGGACTGCTGGCGGTGGTGGGCGGGGCGGTGGCCACCCACCTCAACGGGCGCGGGCTGCGGCTGCTGGCGGACCATTCCGAACTGATGGTCGGGCTGATTGTGGGGTCGATCCTCGGCATCGTGCTCTGGGGCGGGGTGCCGGTGGGGCCCCTCATGGCGGCAGGGGTCACCTACCTGCTGCTGGAGATTGTCCGGCGGGTATTTCCGGGATAG
- the comB gene encoding putative 2-phosphosulfolactate phosphatase (Evidence 3 : Putative function from multiple computational evidences): MEQTQGAGVHVLWRWQDWEDRYRGRYAVVIDVLRATTTLITVLARGAEAVLPVAGLEEARALARSRPGWLLGGERDNVAPPGFDGGNSPADYPPERVAGRRLVFTTTNGTRALDRVRTGGAATVALGALVNAGAVARAARASGRPAVLVCAGTEGVLSLEDVLAAGAMARYWPPEARSDEAQLAAWAYERMQADLPRALNLARHAASLRARGLEADIGWAAREDLFDLVPVVGTQGWITAGL; the protein is encoded by the coding sequence ATGGAGCAGACGCAGGGGGCCGGCGTGCATGTGCTCTGGCGCTGGCAGGACTGGGAGGACCGCTACCGCGGCCGCTATGCGGTGGTGATTGATGTCCTGCGGGCCACCACCACGCTCATCACGGTGCTGGCGCGGGGGGCGGAGGCGGTGCTGCCGGTGGCCGGGCTGGAGGAGGCCCGGGCCCTGGCCCGCTCCCGTCCCGGCTGGCTGCTGGGCGGGGAACGGGATAATGTGGCCCCGCCCGGCTTTGACGGCGGCAACTCGCCTGCCGATTATCCCCCCGAACGGGTAGCCGGCCGGCGGCTGGTGTTCACCACTACCAACGGCACCCGGGCGCTGGACCGGGTGCGGACGGGGGGCGCCGCCACCGTGGCCCTGGGGGCCCTGGTCAATGCCGGGGCGGTGGCCCGCGCCGCCCGGGCCTCGGGCCGGCCGGCGGTCCTGGTGTGCGCCGGCACGGAGGGGGTGCTGAGCCTCGAGGATGTGCTGGCGGCCGGGGCCATGGCCCGCTACTGGCCGCCGGAGGCCCGCAGTGATGAGGCGCAGCTGGCGGCCTGGGCCTATGAACGCATGCAGGCGGACCTGCCGCGGGCGCTCAACCTGGCCCGGCATGCGGCCAGCCTGCGTGCGCGCGGGCTGGAGGCCGACATCGGCTGGGCGGCCCGGGAGGACCTGTTCGACCTGGTCCCCGTGGTGGGGACCCAGGGCTGGATTACCGCCGGGCTGTGA
- the xecG gene encoding Phosphosulfolactate synthase, protein MAPYSEPSRVGEGSARKAWAGVLAWPYPDRSGKPRRFGRTMVIDKGLGLTDTRDLMELGADYVDYVKLTFGTSAFYPAALLRRKIALVRQAGVEIFPGGTFLELAALQGKLEAFLDRAAELGFTGIEVSDGTVRMDPRARRAAIQRARRWGFRFVLSEVGKKDPRDRVPTMALWEQVERDLEAGADLVIVEGRESGAGVVIYDAQGAIIDQEVEALVTHVSDPRRLLWEAPRKHQQQELIARFGPDVNLGNVHPEDVLALEALRVGLRADTLRRWIAEAAGRGEVAEGDILPGP, encoded by the coding sequence GTGGCGCCATATTCGGAACCGTCCCGGGTCGGGGAAGGATCCGCCCGGAAGGCCTGGGCCGGGGTCCTGGCCTGGCCCTATCCCGACCGCAGCGGCAAACCCCGCCGGTTCGGACGCACGATGGTGATTGACAAGGGCCTGGGTCTGACCGACACCCGGGACCTGATGGAGCTGGGCGCGGACTACGTCGACTATGTGAAACTGACCTTCGGCACCTCCGCCTTCTACCCTGCCGCCCTGCTTCGGCGCAAGATCGCCCTGGTGCGGCAGGCCGGGGTGGAGATCTTCCCCGGGGGCACCTTTCTGGAGCTGGCGGCCCTGCAGGGCAAGCTGGAGGCGTTCCTGGACCGGGCGGCGGAGCTGGGCTTCACCGGCATCGAGGTGTCCGACGGCACCGTGCGCATGGACCCCCGGGCCCGGCGGGCGGCGATCCAGCGGGCCCGCCGCTGGGGCTTCCGTTTCGTCCTCAGCGAAGTGGGGAAGAAGGATCCCCGGGACCGCGTCCCCACCATGGCCTTGTGGGAACAGGTGGAACGGGACCTGGAGGCGGGAGCCGACCTGGTGATTGTGGAGGGACGGGAAAGCGGGGCCGGGGTAGTGATCTACGACGCCCAGGGGGCTATTATCGACCAGGAGGTGGAGGCCCTGGTCACGCACGTGTCGGATCCGCGCCGCCTCCTGTGGGAGGCCCCCCGCAAGCATCAGCAGCAGGAGCTCATTGCCCGCTTCGGACCCGATGTGAACCTGGGCAATGTGCACCCTGAGGACGTGCTGGCGCTGGAGGCCCTCCGGGTGGGGCTGCGGGCGGATACGTTGCGGCGCTGGATTGCGGAGGCGGCCGGCCGCGGGGAGGTCGCAGAAGGTGACATCCTGCCCGGACCTTAG
- the yitG gene encoding putative efflux transporter (Evidence 3 : Putative function from multiple computational evidences; PubMedId : 10960106, 14762009, 15109717, 15849754, 16850406; Product type t : transporter) — MGEHGRGKGRDRHGAKLWVLALVPFIMVLGNSMLIPVLPRMMAVMHLTLFQVGLIITVFSVPAGLIIPLAGALSDRVGRKVVMAPALVLYGFGGLGAGFAAWLLPHPYPWIMGFRLAQGIGAGGTYQLAMAVAGDMFTGRGRSRALGLLEAANGTGKVVSPVAGSALALLVWFAPFFVYGLLALPIAAAVWWVLREPARAQSGSLSGYWQGLASTFRRKGGAMALTFLAGSVVLFILFGVLSYLADVLEAVFGVREFARGLLIAIPVAASAATSYATGAWLQGHLRGGAKGVVVGGLALVAAAMVAEPVVVLRSPVWALAVLVGMGLGTGAVLPAVNTLVTSAVTVHQRGAVTSLYGSVRFFGVALGPPAFSLAMQARYPVFWAAAALSALSALAAGLLLREDRLLPEAADPPARRPA, encoded by the coding sequence GTGGGAGAGCACGGACGCGGAAAGGGCAGGGACCGGCATGGGGCCAAGCTCTGGGTGCTGGCCCTGGTTCCGTTCATCATGGTGCTGGGCAACTCGATGCTGATCCCGGTCCTGCCCCGCATGATGGCGGTCATGCATCTGACCCTATTCCAGGTCGGTCTCATCATCACTGTGTTCTCGGTGCCGGCGGGGCTCATCATTCCCCTGGCAGGGGCGTTGTCGGACCGGGTCGGCCGCAAGGTGGTGATGGCGCCGGCGCTGGTGCTGTACGGCTTCGGGGGACTGGGGGCCGGCTTCGCCGCCTGGCTGCTGCCGCACCCCTATCCCTGGATCATGGGGTTCCGGCTGGCCCAAGGCATCGGGGCTGGTGGCACCTACCAGCTGGCCATGGCGGTGGCCGGCGACATGTTTACCGGGCGCGGGCGTTCGCGGGCGCTGGGACTGCTGGAGGCGGCCAACGGCACCGGCAAGGTGGTGTCGCCGGTGGCAGGGTCGGCGCTGGCCCTGCTGGTCTGGTTCGCCCCCTTCTTCGTCTACGGCCTGCTGGCCCTGCCCATTGCCGCGGCGGTCTGGTGGGTCCTGCGGGAGCCCGCCCGGGCGCAAAGCGGCAGCCTGAGCGGCTACTGGCAGGGTCTGGCTTCCACCTTCCGCCGCAAGGGCGGGGCCATGGCCCTCACCTTCCTGGCCGGCTCGGTGGTGCTCTTCATCCTCTTCGGGGTCTTAAGCTACCTGGCCGACGTGCTGGAAGCGGTGTTCGGGGTGCGGGAATTCGCCCGCGGCCTCCTGATCGCCATCCCGGTGGCGGCCTCCGCCGCCACCTCCTACGCGACCGGGGCCTGGTTGCAGGGCCATCTGCGGGGGGGCGCGAAAGGGGTGGTGGTGGGCGGCCTGGCCCTGGTCGCCGCGGCCATGGTGGCGGAACCAGTGGTGGTGCTGCGCTCGCCCGTCTGGGCCCTGGCGGTGCTGGTGGGCATGGGGCTGGGTACCGGAGCCGTCCTGCCCGCGGTCAACACCCTGGTTACCAGCGCCGTAACCGTCCATCAGCGCGGCGCCGTCACCAGCCTCTACGGCAGCGTGCGCTTCTTCGGTGTCGCCCTGGGTCCGCCGGCCTTCAGCCTGGCCATGCAGGCCCGCTATCCGGTCTTCTGGGCTGCGGCAGCCCTGTCCGCCCTCAGCGCCCTGGCCGCCGGCCTGCTGCTGCGGGAGGACCGCCTGCTGCCGGAGGCCGCCGATCCCCCCGCCCGGCGGCCGGCCTGA